The Fusobacterium sp. DD2 DNA segment ATGATAATGGCATCATTTATTGGTCAGGCATTACCTGCTTATACACCATCTCTTAATCAGGGTAGCCAGTATATAAGAGTTAACATTGAAAATAAATTTAAATCAATAGAGGATTTAGAGAACTTTGTTATTTTCTCCAAACCTGGAAAAAATGGACAAATTGTTGTAAGAGTAAAAGATATTGCAAAAGTTCAGGAGACATATGTTACTCCAGTAAGAACTATGATGAGATATAATACAAGAGACGCAATAGGACTTATGCTTTCACCTGAAAAAGGGACTAACGTAATTCATACTGGTAAAGCAATAGATGCTAAATTAGAGGAGTTAAAAGCTCATCTTCCTGCTGGTATAGAAGTTGAAAAAGTATACTATCAGCCAGACCTTGTATCAACAGCTATAGGAGTCTTTGTACAAAACTTAATTGCATCAGTAGTAGTTGTTGTTGGAATACTTCTATTTACAATGGGAATGAGAACAGGTCTTATTATAGGAAGTGGACTTATATTTTCAATCTTAGGAACTATAATATTTATGCTTGCAGTAAATATAGATATGCAAAGAGTTTCATTGGGATCTTTTATTGTTGCAATGGGAATGCTAGTTGATAACTCCATAGTTATAGCAGATGGTATTCTGGTTGGTTTTGAGAATAATGAAGATAGGTTCACGGCACTTACTAAAACAGCTAAGAAAACGGCAATACCATTACTTGGAGCTACATCAATTGCAATTATTGCCTTCTTACCAATGTATCTAATGCCAACAGATGCTGGATCATATGTATCAAGTCTATTCTGGATAATGGCTATATCATTGGGATTAAGTTGGGTTCTTGCACTTACTCAGACACCAGTATTCTGTGATATGTATCTGAAAGTAGATACATCTAAAAAGCCAAGTGGTAGAAAAGAGAAATTTTATAAGAAATGTCGTGCTTTTCTAGTTAAAGTACTTGCACATAGAACTTTCTCACTGGGAGTAATAATAGGAGCATTTGTTATTTCAATGTTACTATTCTTTAGATTACCTTTGACATTCTTCCCAGATTCAGATAAAAAGGGATTCCTTTTAAATGTATGGACTCCTGTGGGAACTACACTTGAAGGTACATCAAATGTAAGTAAAATTCTTGAAAAAGAGATATTAAAAGATAAAGATGTTATAAATGTTACTGCATCAGTTGGGGCATCACCAGCTCGTTACTATGTAGCAACTATACCAGAGCTTCCAAATGAATCATTATCTCAGCTTATAATAACAGTTAAAGAGCTGGATAGTATAGATAGAATTGGAGATCACATTAAAAAATATACAGCAGAAAATATACCAGATGTAAAAGTGGAACTTAGAAAATATGTAAATGGTATTCCTACTAAGTATCCAATTGAGCTTAGAATATTAGGACCTGACCCAGCAGTGCTAAGAGATCTTTCTGAAAAAGTAATGGATCTTGTAAAAACAGTAGATGGTACTACAGATATTCAAACTGACTGGAAAAATAAAGTTCTTACTTGGACACCTGAGATTTCACAACAAAATCAAAAGAAAAATCTCATTACACCATTTGACGTAGCTAACTCATTTAGTAGAGCTACTTCAGGATTTACAATTGGTAAATTTATGGATGGAACAAATCAGTTACCAATACTTTTAAAAGAGAATGTTGGAGAACAGGATCTTGATATGAACAGTGTTGGACAACTTCCTGTATGGGGTATGGGACCTCATAGCATACCTCTAAATCAATTTGTATCAAATAATAAACTTCAATGGGAAAACCCAGAGATATGGAGAAGAAATGGAGTTAGAGCTATTAAGGTTCAGTGTGATACAGATGGACAAAGAACACCAGAAAGTATAAGAAGAGATATAGATAAACAGCTTAAAAATATAGAATTCCCTGACAAATACACTTATGAGTGGAGTGGAGAATACTATGAGCAACATAAAAACATTGCAGCAGTACTACAATCAGTACCACTACAAAGTATCCTTATGTTTGCTATATGTGTACTTCTTTTTGCAAGTTTAAAAGATCCAATTATCATATTTGCAATACTTCCACTATCATTTATAGGTATTGTTCCAGGATTATTTATAACTGGTAGATCATTTGGTTTCATGTCAATTATAGGAGCAATAAGCTTATCAGGAATGATGATTAAAAACTCCATAGTATTGATTGATGAGATAAAATATGAGATAAATGTAGAGAAGAAGGACCCATATATAGCAGTTCTGGATTCTGCAGTAAGTAGAATAAGACCAGTAAGTATGACATCTGCAACAACAATATTTGGAATGCTTCCTCTTATATTTGACCCATTGTATGGAGATATGGCTATTACAATAATATTTGGTCTTACATCATCAACTATATTGACACTATTTGTTGTACCGC contains these protein-coding regions:
- a CDS encoding efflux RND transporter permease subunit is translated as MSIIDYSIKNRVVTLFFTVIILVGGIISYFKVGKLEDPEFKVKEAIVLTVYPGATPHEVELEVTDAVENALQKIPNVEYIESVSKANFSEVKIKLSESLKNEEIDQYWDNVRKKINDIKGSLPSGTMAPMVLDDYGDVYGMFLAVTSDGYSKKELDKYVSYIRRELQSIHGVSKTTVVGKNESAIEVVIDRNKMATYGLNDKMIMASFIGQALPAYTPSLNQGSQYIRVNIENKFKSIEDLENFVIFSKPGKNGQIVVRVKDIAKVQETYVTPVRTMMRYNTRDAIGLMLSPEKGTNVIHTGKAIDAKLEELKAHLPAGIEVEKVYYQPDLVSTAIGVFVQNLIASVVVVVGILLFTMGMRTGLIIGSGLIFSILGTIIFMLAVNIDMQRVSLGSFIVAMGMLVDNSIVIADGILVGFENNEDRFTALTKTAKKTAIPLLGATSIAIIAFLPMYLMPTDAGSYVSSLFWIMAISLGLSWVLALTQTPVFCDMYLKVDTSKKPSGRKEKFYKKCRAFLVKVLAHRTFSLGVIIGAFVISMLLFFRLPLTFFPDSDKKGFLLNVWTPVGTTLEGTSNVSKILEKEILKDKDVINVTASVGASPARYYVATIPELPNESLSQLIITVKELDSIDRIGDHIKKYTAENIPDVKVELRKYVNGIPTKYPIELRILGPDPAVLRDLSEKVMDLVKTVDGTTDIQTDWKNKVLTWTPEISQQNQKKNLITPFDVANSFSRATSGFTIGKFMDGTNQLPILLKENVGEQDLDMNSVGQLPVWGMGPHSIPLNQFVSNNKLQWENPEIWRRNGVRAIKVQCDTDGQRTPESIRRDIDKQLKNIEFPDKYTYEWSGEYYEQHKNIAAVLQSVPLQSILMFAICVLLFASLKDPIIIFAILPLSFIGIVPGLFITGRSFGFMSIIGAISLSGMMIKNSIVLIDEIKYEINVEKKDPYIAVLDSAVSRIRPVSMTSATTIFGMLPLIFDPLYGDMAITIIFGLTSSTILTLFVVPLLYAMFYKIHPKDNSDEQVTVEQIQ